The following are encoded together in the Ovis canadensis isolate MfBH-ARS-UI-01 breed Bighorn chromosome 2, ARS-UI_OviCan_v2, whole genome shotgun sequence genome:
- the PRSS51 gene encoding LOW QUALITY PROTEIN: serine protease-like protein 51 (The sequence of the model RefSeq protein was modified relative to this genomic sequence to represent the inferred CDS: deleted 1 base in 1 codon) — protein MASSHGKLEMTLENITVVMGTRTLDDSRLERKQVQKIIIHKDYEPPHLDSDLSLLLLATPVQFNNFKMPICLQKKEKMWDRCWMTEWSGDHSHSSFLILLDRKDNSNIYLQKLRVVQITWRECSQRVDQLSRNMLCAWQELGTKGTCQGDSGAPMVCTIHGSRRLFQVGVFSWGIRSGFRGRPGMFVSVAQFLPWIQEETEKEGKAYTFSGTQRSSSLHHVLWYPLWLAWGSQVQLTSMFTGDKSGAGSLLDLVPAGISPPHLPSSLDFNSKASCSCPVADGYSRLSEHGFGLITMDIREGQTSHYMEDYHEQYLDKNPDGFCDLGGTGVSCPWKFRASRGSHVVPYCDLSSRLGCKSAGTDSEALEGPSALRMSSPT, from the exons ATGGCGAGTTCCCATGGCAA GTTAGAAATGACCTTGGAAAATATCACTGTGGTCATGGGAACCAGAACACTCGATGACTCCCGCCTGGAGAGAAAGCAAGTGCAGAAGATAATTATTCACAAAGATTATGAACCACCTCACCTGGACAGCGACCTCTCCCTGTTGCTGCTTGCCACACCGGTACAATTCAATAACTTCAAAATGCCCATCTGCCTGCAGAAGAAGGAGAAGATGTGGGACCGCTGCTGGATGACAGAGTGG AGTGGTGATCATTCTCACTCTAGCTTCCTCATTTTGCTAGACCGAAAGGACAACTCCAACATATACCTGCAGAAGCTGAGAGTGGTGCAGATTACCTGGAGAGAATGCAGCCAGAGGGTAGACCAGCTCTCCAGGAACATGCTTTGCGCCTGGCAAGAACTGGGCACCAAAGGCACCTGTCAG GGAGACAGTGGGGCACCTATGGTCTGTACTATCCACGGAAGCCGGAGGCTCTTCCAAGTGGGTGTGTTCAGTTGGGGCATACGATCTGGCTTCAGGGGGAGGCCTGGTATGTTTGTGTCTGTGGCTCAATTTCTTCCATGGATCcaggaagagacagaaaaggaggggAAAGCCTACACCTTCTCAGGAACTCAGAGAAGCAGCTCCCTGCATCATGTTCTCTGGTACCCCTTGTGG TTGGCTTGGGGGTCTCAAGTACAGCTTACCAGCATGTTTACTGGTGATAAATCAG GGGCAGGGTCCCTCCTTGACCTGGTTCCTGCCGGAATCTCCCCTCCACACCTGCCCTCCTCACTGGATTTCAACAGCAAGGCTTCCTGTTCTTGTCCCGTGGCTGACGGCTACAGCCG GTTGTCGGAGCATGGTTTCGGCCTGATCACCATGGACATCCGGGAGGGACAGACCTCTCACTACATGGAGGATTACCACGAGCAGTACCTAGACAAGAACCCTGATGGGTTCTGTGACCTTGGGGGCACCGGAGTGTCCTGTCCCTGG AAGTTTCGGGCCAGCCGTGGAAGCCATGTAG TGCCCTATTGTGACCTGAGCAGCAGGCTGGGCTGTAAGAGTGCAGGCACAGACAGCGAGGCCCTGGAGGGTCCCTCTGCACTGCGCATGAGCAGTCCTACCTGA